Genomic window (Syntrophorhabdus sp.):
AACATCCTGCGGACCCTGTCGACGGACAGGTTGTCTCCCGAGGCTATGACGGGGATGTCGAGGGCCTTCCTGACCTCCCTGATAACCCCGTAGTCGACGGCCCCGCTGTACCCCTGCTCCCTCGTCCTTCCGTGTATGAACAGGGCGCTGATGCCGGCATCCCGGGCATAGAGCGCCACGTCCCGGGCGTTGACGGAACCGGCGTCCCATCCGGCACGGATCTTGACGGCGACCGGCAGCGGAGTCGACCGCACCAGTACGGAAAGGATATCGCGAAGCCTTTTCGGGTCCGTCATGAGGGCGGCGCCTTTCCCCTTGCGCGTGACCTTCGGAGAGGGACAGGCCGCGTTGAAATCGATGAGGTCGCAGGCGTGCATGGAGAGTCTCTCCAGCGCGAGCGGTATCTGCGACGGACTGTTCCCCAGGAACTGCACGCCCAGGGGCCTGTCATCGGGCGAAGAGCTGAGCATGTGAGTGGTCCTTCTGTCCTTGTGGGAAATGGCATTGATGTCTATCATCTCCGTGAAGGCAAGGGGCGACCCGAAGGACCGCGTGATGAGACGAAACGGCAGATCGCTCACCCCCGCCATGGGAGAAAGCATGACGGGAACGGGAAGCTCGATATCGCCGATCTTCAGCATGGCTTATTCTATGCTCTTGCCACCGGAGGTGTCAATCGCGTCGCAGGTTGCAGGTCACAGGTCACAGGTCGCAGGTTGCAG
Coding sequences:
- the dusB gene encoding tRNA dihydrouridine synthase DusB; translation: MLKIGDIELPVPVMLSPMAGVSDLPFRLITRSFGSPLAFTEMIDINAISHKDRRTTHMLSSSPDDRPLGVQFLGNSPSQIPLALERLSMHACDLIDFNAACPSPKVTRKGKGAALMTDPKRLRDILSVLVRSTPLPVAVKIRAGWDAGSVNARDVALYARDAGISALFIHGRTREQGYSGAVDYGVIREVRKALDIPVIASGDNLSVDRVRRMFAETGCDGVAIARGALGNPWIFRDVMSFFHDGTVPPGPDVAERAAVMKRHLDLCVSHWGEKRGVGIFHKFFIWYTRGLSGLRPLRDRAFRTGTKEGLIEVIDELAQRPPGRGRPAGKGAVGARGSGVSNCLD